Proteins encoded within one genomic window of Neoarius graeffei isolate fNeoGra1 chromosome 18, fNeoGra1.pri, whole genome shotgun sequence:
- the fbxl18 gene encoding F-box/LRR-repeat protein 18, whose product MEKPVEPCSPETISQSSVSISDLSDEILLHILSYVPSYDLVLSVSRVCRKLQTVCQDKSLISHIQLHKEYRASDEAVKRLLKELSSDIQTLGASGCYWLAGSTLDVVTRCIGLVRLDVSGWRVTPARLSRLLGSLHSLRSLSLDIGMGFDLQQLSDEGKAALARLNELKQTLLTPSYGVVPCCGALQSLSLYLEVAEGWHEPSAHLQLIVGQSSVPRYHNLHWFSARLAPGEVNRALLSLYLAAFSMRVPEGLTGLVVAMPGPAQLFPASTGLLTQGIVSAGIAVSAFQLPQMWLDGATLRRVLGSGCPAYLNVSRCSAPGFEPLCVLLGAGCDLSPLRSLNLRGKTEEEVDAEGIRTLAESCPQLTHFNLSSTHYHHTTPEKLDGHLCGALGHLGSLRSLALPACALSQGPPVPANKPDLATKLSSESLLLGLKKARRIGVPSYQPTLDSTGGLKEGEVESFLRPLINGCPYLVELELIGTGFLSAMPRYEPAMRKDPAACPWSFQVGDAQLAALGKLRFLRRLTLAHLPGVLKGTGLIQLVLGCKDLQALSLANLGSLKSVNCMPALQEALKHCTQLRELRLEQPYFSANAAFFDALAHCRLLQRLCIVSRHGTFQHAAAVGFMQHCEDVIVFHMFTGGTLVACKALQKTLLDGLSASRPALSVVVYPLLHEDLGNVIREMPLCHLDEITLFKTRVAEDPTVL is encoded by the exons ATGGAGAAGCCAGTGGAGCCG TGCTCTCCGGAGACTATTTCTCAGTCCTCTGTTTCCATCTCCGACCTCTCCGATGAGATTTTACTGCACATTCTGAGCTATGTCCCCAGTTACGACCTGGTGCTCAGCGTGAGCCGTGTGTGTCGGAAGCTTCAGACTGTGTGTCAAGACAAGAGCTTGATTTCTCACATACAGCTCCATAAAGAGTACCGA GCATCTGATGAAGCTGTGAAGAGACTGTTGAAGGAGCTCTCCAGCGACATCCAGACTCTGGGTGCGAGCGGCTGCTATTGGTTGGCCGGGAGTACGCTGGATGTCGTGACCCGTTGCATTGGACTGGTCCGGCTAGATGTGTCAGGCTGGCGTGTGACTCCGGCACGTCTCTCGCGTCTTCTGGGCTCGCTGCACTCGCTGCGCTCGCTGTCACTGGACATCGGCATGGGATTTGACCTGCAGCAGCTGAGCGACGAGGGCAAAGCGGCCCTGGCACGACTCAACGAGCTGAAACAGACCCTCCTGACACCCTCCTACGGTGTCGTGCCATGCTGCGGTGCGTTACAGAGCCTGAGTCTGTACTTGGAAGTGGCTGAGGGTTGGCACGAGCCCAGTGCACACCTCCAACTGATCGTGGGTCAAAGCAGTGTGCCACGCTACCACAATCTGCACTGGTTCTCTGCACGCTTGGCACCTGGAGAGGTCAACCGTGCATTGCTTAGTCTCTACCTGGCTGCTTTTAGCATGCGTGTCCCTGAGGGCCTCACTGGTTTGGTTGTTGCCATGCCCGGTCCGGCTCAACTTTTTCCTGCGTCCACTGGTTTATTAACCCAGGGCATCGTATCAGCCGGGATTGCAGTCAGTGCTTTTCAGCTTCCTCAGATGTGGTTAGATGGTGCCACGTTGAGGCGGGTTTTGGGATCTGGATGTCCAGCCTATTTGAACGTGTCGCGGTGCTCGGCGCCGGGATTTGAGCCACTGTGCGTGTTGCTGGGTGCCGGTTGCGACCTTTCTCCACTACGCAGCCTCAACCTGCGCGGTAAAACTGAGGAGGAAGTGGATGCTGAGGGCATCAGGACTCTTGCTGAATCATGCCCGCAACTTACTCACTTCAATCTATCCTCCACACACTACCATCACACCACCCCGGAAAAGCTCGACGGGCATCTCTGTGGCGCTCTTGGACATCTCGGTAGTCTCCGTTCACTAGCACTGCCTGCTTGTGCGCTGTCACAAGGGCCACCTGTGCCAGCCAACAAACCAGATTTGGCTACAAAACTGTCCTCTGAGTCCCTACTACTCGGGCTAAAGAAGGCTCGTCGCATCGGGGTTCCATCCTACCAGCCAACGCTTGACAGCACGGGGGGTCTAAAGGAAGGTGAAGTGGAGTCCTTCCTGCGCCCGCTAATAAACGGTTGCCCCTATCTGGTTGAGCTGGAGCTGATCGGAACGGGATTCTTGTCGGCAATGCCAAGGTACGAGCCGGCCATGCGCAAGGATCCCGCCGCCTGCCCCTGGTCCTTCCAGGTCGGAGATGCCCAGCTGGCGGCTTTAGGAAAGCTCCGCTTTTTGCGCAGGCTGACTTTGGCTCACCTGCCAGGGGTGCTGAAGGGTACCGGGCTCATCCAGCTCGTTCTGGGGTGCAAGGACCTTCAGGCGTTATCTCTGGCCAACCTCGGATCCTTAAAGTCTGTGAATTGCATGCCGGCTCTGCAGGAGGCGCTCAAACACTGCACACAGCTCAGGGAGCTCAG GTTGGAGCAGCCGTACTTCAGCGCCAACGCAGCCTTCTTTGACGCGCTTGCTCACTGTCGCCTTCTGCAGCGCCTCTGTATTGTCTCACGCCACGGAACGTTCCAGCACGCGGCTGCCGTCGGTTTCATGCAGCACTGCGAGGACGTCATCGTGTTCCATATGTTCACGGGTGGCACTCTGGTGGCCTGTAAAGCACTGCAGAAAACACTGCTGGACGG TCTGTCTGCATCGCGTCCAGCCCTGAGCGTGGTGGTGTACCCGCTTCTCCACGAGGACTTGGGGAACGTGATCAGGGAAATGCCGCTCTGCCACCTGGACGAGATCACGCTCTTCAAGACCCGTGTGGCAGAAGATCCCACTGTACTGtga